GTTCCGGCGAATACGCCGGCAACGTCACGAAGGCGAGGTCGTCACGGGCCGCTAGGTCCGTGACGGCCGACGCCTGGAAATACGGCGCTCCGTCCAGCACGACGATCAAATCCTCTTCGAATTCTTCGCATAACGCGAGAATGAAATGTTTCGCGTGATCGGCGGTGACGTATTCGGTAAATCGGGAGAAAAAGCAGTCACCATCTTCGGTGATCGCGCCGAGCAGACACGTCCAGTCGCGTTGACCGGAAAGTTCGACGCTCGGCCGCGTGCCGCGCGGAAACCACGCGGCACGCGGCTCGACCTGGACCGATTTCTTCGTCTGATCGATGCAGACTATTTGGGCGTCCATCTCCGCTCGCTTTTTTTGATCTCGTCGTGGAACTCCTCTTGGTCGGATTCCTCGGCTTCGGCGGCGGTACGACGAGGTTTTTGATAACTCAATCCAGCTTCTTTCAGCAACCGCCGACAACTCGGATAGGAGTACTCGACGCCGTAGGTGTCTTCAAGAAACTCCTGGACGAGCGCCGGCGTCCACGCCGGCGCGTCGATCCCGACTTCTTCGGGCGGTTGGTGAACGGCTTGTTCGAATTCATTTTGCTGTGATTCTGAGAGCTTTCGTTTTCTCCCGGATCGATGAGCATCAGAGACGGCTTGCTCAAGCGGTTCGTCCGTATCAAGTCGCATCAGCCAGCTGTAGATCGTTCTTCGACCGGTGTCGTGCCACTCTGCAAGTTCGGTCTGCGTCACGCCGTTCTTGTACGCGATCGCCGCTAACAACCGTTGTGTCGGCTTATTTCCCTCAACGTTGTCGAGGGCGTCTTGGAGCTCTTCGACGGAGATCTCGTCGAGATGGTCCATTGATCACAGTAACCATCTCTGAGCAGAAAGTTCTAACGGTTACTATAGAACCAATCTAGAGATGAACTAACTTCTGCAACACATAGATTAAAGTGGTATAGCTGAGAAAAGCTCATTAAGTTTACTTCGACCAAAGAGGGGGCGAAGTACTTCGCCCCCTCAGATGAAACGATCCTTTCCAGCTGCTTCTGTAGACGGCCAGTATTGGACGGCTAGGCCGCTCTCGTCTTTGGTATCTCGTCGTGGATGTTTTCTTCGAGTCCCCACCCCACCTATTCGGTGATTACGACGGAAACGTGGGGTGTGTGGGTTCGGGATTCGACATCGAGGCGACGCTTCCGTCTACGGGTTTCCTATCTCACGTCGGAAACGCGGCTATATTGTCAACAATCCAATTCCACCGAATTACGGCATTTTCCCGCTGATATCGGACAAGGAACGTCGGAAACGTGGGGTGGCGTTCTCCACTAGATTTATACTCCCCCCGCTCACACCGTGTGATATTCAATGACGCCCGACTCTTCACCCAGTTCTGTCGACGATCCACTCTTTGAATCCGGGCATCGCATCTTCGCGAACAAGGATCTCCTGAAAATCGGCCACGTTCCGGAGGCTGACCGGATCGTCGGTCGCGACGAGGAAATCTCGAAGCTCGCGAAACGTCTCAACGGTGCTGTCCACGGGTACTCCCCGGAGAACGTGATGATCTACGGGAAAACGGGGACCGGGAAATCTCTCGTTTCAAAACACGTCTGTCAACGAGCTCAAAATGCCGCTCAGGATGGCGTCAAGATTGGAACAGCGTATATCGACTGTGCTGAAGACAACACGGAGACTCAGGCGATCTCCTCACTTGCCGCGAAGCTGAACGATGAATCTTCGACTGGAATCTCCGTCCCACATACCGGCCTCAGTACGTCGAAATACTACAAACTCCTCTGGAAGACGCTCGACGCTCAATTCGATTCTGTGATCATCATCCTCGACGAGATCGATCTGATGAACGACGACAGCGTGCTGATGAAGCTCTCGCGCGCTGAGGAGGCGGGGAAAATCGACTGTAGCGTCGGCGTCATCGCGATCAGCAACAAGATCCAGTACGTCGACAACGTGAACGAGCGCGTGAAAAGCAGCTTCCAGCACAAGGAGCTGTTCTTCAAGCCATACGACGCCAACCAGCTCCGGGAGATCATGTTCAACCGTGAGGACGCCTTCCAGGACGGCGTCCTTTCCGAGGACGTGATTCCGCTCTCGGCGGCCTTCGCCGCGCAGGAACACGGCGACGCTCGGAAGGCGATCGACATTCTTCGCCACGCCGGCGAGGTCGCCTACGAGGCCGGAGCAGAGCAAGTGACGGAGGAACACGTCCGCCAGGCACAGCAACACGCCGAAAAGGACCGGTTCAGAGAACTCGTGAACGGCGCACCCACGCAGGCGAAAGCGGCGTTGCTGGCGCTCACGGAACTGAGTGTCAACAGCAATGACGATGCGTTCCTCACGAGCCGGGTGTACGACCAGTACGAACGCATCTGCAACCATCTCGATATGGATATCCTCTCAGTCCGTCGGTTCCGCGACATCCTGAAAGAGCAAGCCTTCCTCGGGGTTGTCGAAATCGAGAAGATCAACAAGGGGAGTGCGGGCGGCATCCACCTCCAGAACCGACTCATCGAAGATCCCCAGGTCGTCCGCGAAACGATCCTCGAGGACAGCCGGATGCAGGACTGGACTCGCGAGTAGTAACCCCCTACTACTGAATGGGTGCGGACGACGGAAATCCGGGGTGGGGCGTGAGGAAACGACGGAAACGAGGGGGGTCGAAAATTACGTCGGAAACGTGGGGTTGGATCGAAACGACGGAAACGAGGGGTGGGGTCCACTACGACAGTTCGTTGGTGGCTCCGAACGAACTCAAAACGGCGTCCCTCTCACCGGAGAGCTCCCGGCGAATGTCGGAGCGGTCCCATCCGAGCGGTGAAAGCACGCTCTCAATCGCTCGAACCAGCTGCGTCTCGTAGTACGAGGCGTCGTAGGTCTTGATCTCCTCGTGGACGAGGGCGACCCGGTCTCGCGAGGATTTCTCGTCGTCGACGACCACGTACTCGATATCCTGACCCGGGTGGACTGCCAGGTCCTGCTCGCGGGCTCGCTTCAAGGCGGCCACGTTCTGGGTATTCTGTGAGTAGCCCTCCAGGGGCTTCGAGACACGGTTCCGTTCGACGAGCCGCTCCACCGCCACGTTGCCTGCCTGCAGTTCGTCGATTGCTCGTTCGAGCCGGCCGAGCACCGCGTCCGGTGACCGCGTGGCATCGAGCTGGTCGAGACAGTCCCGCTGGACGTCCTCGATGAACGGCGGGGTTGAACGCTGCCGGGCTTCGATGCCTCTGACCTTGAAGTCGTCGTCGCCGGCGACCTTCCCAAAGTACTTCGTTAGCGCGCCGGCGTCGCTCTCGCGCTGCGGGACGAACGCCACCCAGTCGTAGTGGGCTTCGTGTTCGAGCCGGATTTCGACCTCTTCCGTGATTGCCGTCGCGAGCGTCTCGAGGTCCTCACGGTCATCGTCGTCGACGTCGGGGTCCGGCGTCACCCAGATGGAGTCGACGATGCCGTGGACGACGCGCCAGCCGCCCGCTTCCAGCCGCTGTTTCGCCGTCAGCAGAATCTCACGAGCGAATGCATTAATCGCCTCGTGGCACTCGATGCGGCCGAACTTCGCGTTGCTGAACCCTTGATAGCCGAAGCAGGCGACGAGGATCCACTTTAGCGCTCCCGACCGCCCTTCGAGTTCAGCCAGGCGGTCCTCGTCGGGATCGTCCCGTTCCTTCTCACGACGGATGGCCGCCTTGATCTCGTCGCGTGCGTTGATGATTGGCTGTAGCACATCGACGAGGTAGCCCCGGTCGTCGCAGATCGAGTATTCGAGCCCGGGGACGTCGTCGCGGTCGCCGTGGCAGTCACACCGGATGACGTCCGGTGAGACGTTCCGGGTACAGATGATGTTCGGGTACAACGAGGAGAAGTCGAGTTCGTGGACGTTCTCGTGAAGGCCGACCTCGGGGGCAAAGATGAACCCGCCGCGGTCGGCGTCGTGGAGCGTCCCCATCGGCTTGTAGAACTCGTGGCGCCAGGAGTTCCACGGGACGAGGACGCCGCGGTCGTGGGCCTCACAGATTTGAATCGCGGTGAGGACGTTCCCGATCGACGCCCACGCGAGCTCCTGGACGGGCTTTTTCGAGCGCGACACGAGGTCGATGACGCCCTCGAGGTTCGTCTCCCCGTAGAAGAACGTGTTCGACTCGTCGATGATCGCCCGTCCGGGCACGTTGTACCGCGCCGGTGAGTGACCGACGCGACCGTAGCTCGAGTACGTCGACCGGCTCGCGAGCTGCTGGTAGTCGACGTCCGGCCACCGACTCAGCGAGAAGTCGTCGATGCCGGCGTCCGTCGCCATCTCGTGGAGGGTCGGGACGATTTCGCTCGTCGAGCAGACCAGGACATCTGGATCGTGTGCGTCGAGCGCCCCCTGGACGGCGGGCAGGAGATCCGTCGGCGAGCCGATGACGGTGTCGCCGGCGACGGACAGCTCCCCATAGACGTCGTTGCTCGTTTCGGTCACCGGAACGCTGAGCCGGAGCGTCGACAGCTCGCTCGCCGGCGTCGGATCGGCGCCGGTCTCCAGACAGTACCGAAACTCTCGCGAGAAGTCGACATTGAAACAGGTGAGATCCCCGACTGGATAGGCCGACAGCTGGCGTGCCTGCCGGGCGAGTGGGGTGACACGGTCGATGTGGGCAACGTCGACCGCAAGAACGGCCTCCTCGTCTCGTCGAAAGCCCGGCCGTCGCGCAACCATCTCGGTCGCGACGACATCCGGGTGCTGGTCGTACACCGACTGGAGGGTCGTGAGGTCGAGGTCGGACGCTGGGTCGCGAGCGGCGACGTAGAAGCGCGGCGAGTAGTCTTCGTGCTCGGTCGCGACGGCGCCGTCGGCGGTTGTCTCCCACTCCAGGACACGGCCGTCGTCCAGGAAGCCAATACTGAATGACATTTTGGATCATTCTCTACCAAACTTCATGAGTCGCCGGTCAATAGGCGGTGGCGTGTCATTTCCAGAATTCAGAAAATTTGCTCATGAACGCGCAACAGACCCTATGCCGTCTGTTTCTCCGTTTTGTACCTTTCCGGAATGCGTTCCCAAATCCGTGTCTGCTTTCTAATATGAGATACCGCTAACCCAGTCTGCTAATTTATTCAAAACCTGACAAAGGATGTTGAATACAGAGGAGGACTATCTGTGTCCACCATCTTCCGATGAATCAGACGTTAGAGTGGGTTCCAGTACTTTCCGAAAACTTACTGGGCACTCATCAGAAAACCATATTTAATGCGGAAACGCCGATGGATCGTTCTCAAACTGACAGGCCTGCTCAAACCTGTCTATCGCCGGCTAGGATTCTTCCCATATCGAGGTTCCATATTACTGCAGAGAAACACCGAGACGAAACCGTGGGCCAGCAGAGAGGAACTAAAACAGACCATCTACGGCCTCTATGAGCGACGATATACATCAGCCACAGCGCTTCTACTGTTGATTGGTACATTTCTTCTCACTGCCGCAGTGAATATCTCCCCGTTCGCCACCCCCAGCTGGTTTGCTGTCAGCACTGTGTGGCAAACCCATGCAACGATAATCGGGCTCAGCTTCGTCGTTCTAGTCTTTCTCCTTGAGATAGTTTCACGAAGCCGCCTTGTTGAGGGTGCGTTAGAACAGTTCCTGCGGAAATCGATGGTGCTACCGATCCTCGTTTACTCACTTCTTGGGAGCCTGATTATCGGTATTTTGGTCCTGTATCCGGGTCTCCGAACAGATTGGATTAATCTGCTCTATTGAATCCACGGAGGGCGTAGGGATCACTTCTTGATGGCTTGTTCGAGGTTATAGACAGCGGCGGTGAGCACTAGTTCACGGAACTGGCGGTACCAGGCGCTCGGCCCGACAGCGGACCCGTATCGGCGTTTGATGGCCGAGAATGCGCTCTCGGCCATCCAGCGCTGCCCGTAGAGTTCGCTGTCCAACCGCGCGTTGTGGGCATGGTCGTAGTGCGCGAACAGCCGGTGTTTGATCAGCGGTCGGACACCCTCTGAACGAAGGGTGTCCCGCAGTGATTGGTCGTCGTAGCCTTTGTCCCCGGCGAGACTCTCAATTTCGTCGGTGTTGCGCAGCGCTACCCGACGGCCCACCTGTGTATCGTGAGGCCAGTGTGCCGAGCAGTGGAGGTCGAGGACGGCACACGACTCCGTATCGACCAGGGCCGTCGTTTTCAGCGTTCGTATGTGGCGATCCGA
The window above is part of the Halosimplex rubrum genome. Proteins encoded here:
- the orc4 gene encoding DNA replication protein Orc4; amino-acid sequence: MTPDSSPSSVDDPLFESGHRIFANKDLLKIGHVPEADRIVGRDEEISKLAKRLNGAVHGYSPENVMIYGKTGTGKSLVSKHVCQRAQNAAQDGVKIGTAYIDCAEDNTETQAISSLAAKLNDESSTGISVPHTGLSTSKYYKLLWKTLDAQFDSVIIILDEIDLMNDDSVLMKLSRAEEAGKIDCSVGVIAISNKIQYVDNVNERVKSSFQHKELFFKPYDANQLREIMFNREDAFQDGVLSEDVIPLSAAFAAQEHGDARKAIDILRHAGEVAYEAGAEQVTEEHVRQAQQHAEKDRFRELVNGAPTQAKAALLALTELSVNSNDDAFLTSRVYDQYERICNHLDMDILSVRRFRDILKEQAFLGVVEIEKINKGSAGGIHLQNRLIEDPQVVRETILEDSRMQDWTRE
- a CDS encoding IS630 family transposase (programmed frameshift); this translates as MDHLDEISVEELQDALDNVEGNKPTQRLLAAIAYKNGVTQTELAEWHDTGRRTIYSWLMRLDTDEPLEQAVSDAHRSGRKRKLSESQQNEFEQAVHQPPEEVGIDAPAWTPALVQEFLEDTYGVEYSYPSCRRLLKEAGLSYQKPRRTAAEAEESDQEEFHDEIKKKRAEMDAQIVCIDQTKKSVQVEPRAAWFPRGTRPSVELSGQRDWTCLLGAITEDGDCFFSRFTEYVTADHAKHFILALCEEFEEDLIVVLDGAPYFQASAVTDLAARDDLAFVTLPAYSPELNPVEECWRQLQDALSNRFFDSLEQLTTAIDTALDQLSLPNVSNYF
- a CDS encoding type B DNA-directed DNA polymerase is translated as MSFSIGFLDDGRVLEWETTADGAVATEHEDYSPRFYVAARDPASDLDLTTLQSVYDQHPDVVATEMVARRPGFRRDEEAVLAVDVAHIDRVTPLARQARQLSAYPVGDLTCFNVDFSREFRYCLETGADPTPASELSTLRLSVPVTETSNDVYGELSVAGDTVIGSPTDLLPAVQGALDAHDPDVLVCSTSEIVPTLHEMATDAGIDDFSLSRWPDVDYQQLASRSTYSSYGRVGHSPARYNVPGRAIIDESNTFFYGETNLEGVIDLVSRSKKPVQELAWASIGNVLTAIQICEAHDRGVLVPWNSWRHEFYKPMGTLHDADRGGFIFAPEVGLHENVHELDFSSLYPNIICTRNVSPDVIRCDCHGDRDDVPGLEYSICDDRGYLVDVLQPIINARDEIKAAIRREKERDDPDEDRLAELEGRSGALKWILVACFGYQGFSNAKFGRIECHEAINAFAREILLTAKQRLEAGGWRVVHGIVDSIWVTPDPDVDDDDREDLETLATAITEEVEIRLEHEAHYDWVAFVPQRESDAGALTKYFGKVAGDDDFKVRGIEARQRSTPPFIEDVQRDCLDQLDATRSPDAVLGRLERAIDELQAGNVAVERLVERNRVSKPLEGYSQNTQNVAALKRAREQDLAVHPGQDIEYVVVDDEKSSRDRVALVHEEIKTYDASYYETQLVRAIESVLSPLGWDRSDIRRELSGERDAVLSSFGATNELS
- a CDS encoding IS5 family transposase, which gives rise to MPKILFRFVKQAASLAQKRCAASPTAVVSDPAGNGFAGWKHLTLHFLRIHMDAAFEEIVDWASEMDRVRAVLQLARTEFPAPSTLWRSFQRVPTRVWRQLLARSAARCDPGEHGALDATFFDREAASSHYVDRSDRHIRTLKTTALVDTESCAVLDLHCSAHWPHDTQVGRRVALRNTDEIESLAGDKGYDDQSLRDTLRSEGVRPLIKHRLFAHYDHAHNARLDSELYGQRWMAESAFSAIKRRYGSAVGPSAWYRQFRELVLTAAVYNLEQAIKK